TCACCCATTTTTTCTTTATAATTTGTAACATTATCATGAAAGTTATCCTTATAGACAAAGTCCTTTCCAGTATTATACGGTGGGTCAATATAAATCATTTTAACCTTATTACGATAAGAATTTTGGAGTACTCTTAGAACTTCTAAATTGTCACCCTCAATGTAAAGATTTTGAGTTGTATCCCAGTTTACACTCTCTTCCTTATATGGCCGTAGAGTACCAGTAATCTGTTTCTGTGCCAATTGAATAGCTTCCGTCTTACCTTTCCAAGTAAATTCATACCGCTCTTTATCTTTTTCAACATGTTCACCTAAATTCAACATGAACTTATCCATGTCAATTTTCCCTTCTGTAAATATGTCAGGGAATATTTCTTTCATTTTCTCAATGTTATCTTTAACTACATCGAATGTTTTACCGTCTAGCTTATCCATCTAACACAACTCCCTTATTTGTTTCAATATCTGTTCTTTTTCTTGTTCCCTTTTCTTTATTTTCATATGGAGTTCCATCTTCCCCCAAAATCAAGCTGTTCTTTTTGTAATTGTCGAAGTTGATCTATGCTTTTATCGACATCATTAAATGAAGTTATTAGAGGTAATAATTCTTCAGATGATGTACTTATTTTTGGATAGGTACTTATATTTTCAATTAATAGGCTCATTGTTATCGCTGAATGTACACTTTCATAAAACGCCCAGAGATTACTATATGATAAGTTATTAAAACGAATCCGCTGTAGAAAACGTTGTACTCCATCATTAACATCCGATAATTTAATCCAAGGTGACTGAATTACATTTCCAACTGCTATCTTAGTCTCATCATTGTTGTTTATCCTCTTATGCGCAGCACTAATGCTGATGTTCTCATTTTCATCGGATGCAATAATCACAATTGGATTTGGCAAGACTTTGTGAAACAGCTTCACCATTCGTTCATACCTGTTTATCGTTTTAAATGAAACGGATAGCCAATAGATTTCTTCATACCGTTTATCTTCATTAACGTACTTAGAAATTTTTATAGTATCCTGTTTGCAGATAGCCAGTAAATAGATGCTTTCAATTTCAGTAGTTAACAGCTCTTTTTCATCAGGTGTTAATTGACCTTGCTCATAAAATTGTTTCTTCGCTATTTTACGATTAAAGATTGTTTTTTTCGGCATATCGAAAATGTCAATAAGTTGACGTCGCATTGAATCACCTACTTTACGATAAGATAAGAAACTAACTCAAAGTCTTCTGCTTTTTGGAATGTATCATATGAAAGGGAGGATTCACCGATACTGAATAACGATGCCATACCCATCTCCTCATTTTTACCGATGATGAAATCAGTAGCACTGGATAACATTGACTGATACTTATCCACATCCTTAATTTCCTCCGTTTCTTGTTCAAATGCATGAATTAATTCCGGATAAATTTCTGTTTGACCAAGACTAAGTTTCCGATACAAATCAAGGATTTGCTTGCTTTTTACGTGACTGTAGTAGATACGTTCATTTTCATCAATATAAATAAGGTAATATGGTTCTAAAGCACTTTGATCTGGAATAGTTGCTTTTTGATTAATTTGACGTAGACAGAAAATGACTCCTGGTTTTAGATCTGAATCTGGGTCTGAATGATTTGGTGCGATTGCATATAATCCTAATGGTGCTTTCTCAATCATTTCTTTATGATTCTCCATGTATTCAACCAGATCCATTTTAAAATCGTTTAATGTCAGGTCTGTAATAGATAGTCCACCCGACATTTCTTCAAGATCTATTACTTCCTCCTGAAGTTGTTCAAGCTGTTTACGACGATAATCCAGATCATTCATTTTCTCGCCCTGGTAATCGATAACATTCTCCTCACCCGTTGCAGATATATCGACTAATGCCATCCGTCCTGTTACACGTGCTTCCAAATTAATATATTCATCCAGTTCCATATTTGGCCAAAAGTTTACTAGCTGGATTTTAACGTTTTTCGAACCTAGGCGATCAATTCGTCCAAACCGTTGAATTATACGTACAGGGTTCCAGTGAATATCATAATTAACAAGATAGTCGCAGTCTTGTAAGTTTTGACCTTCTGATATACAGTCTGTGGCGATTAATATATCAATTTCTTCTGATGCATCTGGATACAGTGTGTCTCTACCTTTTGATACTGGTGAAAAGTGTGTTAAAACTGCATTTAAATCTTTTGTCTTTACACCCTTCATTGTTGTTTTATTACTGCCAGAACCAGTAACAAGTGCTGAATGGATTCCAAGATATTCCTTTGCCCATCCGGAAATATTGTCATACAGATAATTAGCTGTATCTGCAAAGGCTGTAAAAATAATAATTTTTTGGTTGTTTTTGTTTATTGGCTTTTTAATTTTCTTGTTGATGTGTTGCTTTAGATATTGTAATTTTTCATCACGATGTGGTTGTACCTTCGCTGCTTCAGTGATTAGTAGTTCTAAATAATGCCTATCATCTTCTAATGCTTGTCTCCACTTAATACGATCCATGTCCTGAATTAATACTTTGACTTTGGAACCTATTAACATGTCTTCTATTTCATCATCTTCAATATTAATCTCATTAATTTTCAACGCGCTATTAGTATACTCTTTGTAATGATCCAACTTGCAGATAAGGTCATCAACCCTATGAAGTAACGATGCAATAGTTTTCCCAAACGAATGTATGGAACTTTCCATCCGTTTTAATAGGTTGACTCGCATAAGATGAATTAAACTAAGCTCACGATCTAACTGAGTTAGTACTGATGTATTATTTATTACAGTATCGTACTTTTTGCTATATTCCGTTCGTTTTTCAGGCAAAAGATACCTTAAAGGGGCGTAGGCACTTAAATTAAGTCGATTTATGAGTTTGTTAACCTCTTCCAATGACGGAAACTCATTTTGATTATCAATCGGTGCATGTTCATTAATTGGTTTTAAACGGGTTGGAAATTTACCTATCTCCTTTAAATCATAATATTTTTCAACATGCTTACGAGAACGTGCAATCGTTAATGAGTCAAGAAGCTTAAAATAATCCGTATTTAACATTTCTAATAGTCGATCAGTATTACGTTCATGATCCTCTAACTTTAACCACTTATTAAAAGCAGTCTGTGATCTACGTAACGATGTTTCGATACTATGAATCCCCACTCTTTCTAGGGCATCGTCTTTTCCTTCTGTGATAAAGGCTATTTGGTTTTTCAAATCTTTCATACGATTGTTGACAGGTGTTGCCGATAACATTAATATCTTTGTTTTAACACCTGCCTTAATTACCTTGTTCATTAATCTTTGATAGCGTGTTTCATGATCCTTCCTTGCATCGTTATTACGAAAGTTATGTGATTCATCAATTACAATCAGATCATAGTTACTCCAATTGACAGTCTCTAAGTTAATATCTCCTGACATGCCAGAGTAGCGACTCAAATCTGTATGATTTAAAACATCATAGTTGAAGCGGTCAGCAGCTAAGATATTTCTTTTATCATTTAGGGTATATATCGTCCAGTTCTCACGTAATTTTTTAGGGCTTAATACTAGAACTCTATCATTTCGCAATTCGTAGTATTTAATAACAGCTAGAGCTTCAAATGTTTTACCAAGCCCAACACTATCTGCAATAATACAGCCATTATGTTTTTCTAGCTTGTCGATTGCACCAAGAACGCCATCCCTTTGAAATTTATAAAGCTTATTCCATACAGCCGTTTCATGAAAACCGGTTTTTGATTTCACTATTGTATCTTCATCAAGCTCATCCAAGTAATCTTTAAAAATATGATAAAGAGTAACAAAATAAATAAATTCAGGATTATGATCTTGATACAATACTTCAAGTTGATCAAGTAATTCTTCTTTTACATCCTCAAGTTGATTCTGATCCTCCCAATAGGTATCGAACCACTGAATGTATTGTTGTGTCATTGCTTTATCATCCGTATAAGTAGTTAGGGCTGGATCTTCAGAATAAGTAAATCCCAGGCTACTACTTCTGAAGTTAGCACTACCAAACATGGTAAATGAGTCATATCTTGGGTTTTGAACATTCACCATGTTCATGGTTGGAACAGATGTTTTAAATGACTTTACATCCACTTTTTCATGTATCCATGCGGCGCACTCCTTCGCAATCCTACTCTGAGTTAACAAGTTACGAAACCCTGCTTCATCTTCAAAGCCGGAAAGGGAAAGTTCCCTTTGAAGTTGGGCAGTACTTTCCTTTATATCATGTGGTGTGTTAGTAAAAGATGGTTCAGTGAATAAAAACTTAACACGATCAACTTTTGACAATTCCTTTTTTAACGCATTAAATGCATAAATAGTAAAATAAGCCGACATAATCGACAATTTAGCATTGGATCTTATATTTTTTTTAATAGTTTCACCTATGGATCCCATTTTCTTATTATCAAGAAGCTTTTGCATATGTATCCCTCATCTCCAGTACTGTATACAATATAAAGCCACATTCACTCTGCATATTGATCAGAACTTAAAATAATTCCATTGCTTATCCAGAACTCTATGCCAACTCATAGTATTTTTAATACAAATTTAACACCCTACTAACAACTTCCAATCGTCTCTTCCCACATTGCTGCTGAAGAACAGTTGTGAATCTACTGTCCTTAAGAAATTTATTCTGATTATTACTATATAACTTCTGAATTATTTCAATCATTTCAACTTCACTTATGTCATCTTCCCAATATGTATCAATTACTAGGTTTATAGTCGCCGCTAAACCCCTCTGTGTCTTCTGAAATAGCTTTATATCCATGGAATCACCTCGGTGTTCTTACTTTTTTTATACTTTATCTTTATTCTATATCTAGTTCTTTAGTAACACAATAAAATTTTAAGAATATAACAGATTTTCTCGCTATCTTCTTTTTTTATTTCCAAAGACGACATGCGCAGTGAGCGGATCATTCGTGGAAGGAGTCAGAAAAAAGAATATTTCATTAACATGTTGGTGCCAATAGTAAGGTTTTAAATAAAATATGTCATACGTGATGTGGATCTCTTAGATATAGATGTTCAAGGTTTACTACTGATTCACTGAAGTAATTCTTTGATCTAACACCAAATGAAAAGTTGAAGTCATTAATTAGATGTTAAAAAAAAATTAAAGGATATATTAAAGTAGTGCAGGTGAGTTGGAAGGTTCTCCTTCAACTTTTTCCCTCTAAGGGTAGTACGTGATAACTCAAACTATCAATACAATCGAAATTTAGAGCAGTATTACCCTTCGCCCATAAAATGAAGGCTATCTAGATGGGTTTGATGATCAAAGTATATTTGTTCAGCCAAAGTATAAACCGCCTATAAATGATGACACCTCCAATTGTTCGACAGAACTAACAATTGGAGGTGTCGTTTTAAATGCACATAATAAAGACACCTTTTTGATCAGATGTCTAATGTTTTTTACTATTTAATTATGTTTAGAATTCCTCTATTGTTCCAATACGCTTCGTTTAGCGTCCAAACATCCCAGTTTTCCTTTCTTGCCTTCCAATCCCCAGAAACGTGATGATGATGGTGTGGCTCCGACTCCACCCTATATTCAGGTCTTGTCCAGGTTGCATTATGTGGATCATTTCCCCATGCTGAAATATGATGATTTAATTTTCCTAGCTTCGGAATAATGATTTTCCATTGATAAGAGTATTTACTAACTATTCCATCAATATATTTTTCAGTTGCAAGTAATCCTGTCTTTCCATGTACCGGATGCTCTTCTAAAGGAAATAAGACAGAAAGTACATTATTTGTTTTCTTCAAATTAGGATAAATTCGATCCTTGCCAGGAACATTTTCATGTGATGTAAGAAGATGTCCATATTTCTTCAAAATATCAGGGATTTTTGCGGGACGGAGAGGCGTTTGTACATGATTTTTATTTCGCATTCAACCGTTCCTCTGACACTTTTTGTTTTAGCTCACGGTATTCTTCTTCCAAGCTATCCCATTCATAATAGTCCTGCAGCTGACCCATCATATCTTCGTTTATCATTGGAAAAGCTTCTTCTACCTTATCCACTTTATATTTCAATTGAAACTCAAGTATTTCTTCCACTACTTCTTTCAAACGTTCTTCTGCCGATTGATTCCGCAACTTGTTTTCTTGGAAATTCATCTGCATTTTTAAACAATACTCTGGATTTCTCCAAAGTTGTACAGCATGTTTGGGTATTTTCCGGTGGGAAGTTGTTACCATTTTCTCTAACCCACTATTCAAATATTTATTAATGGTAACGGTGGAGACATTGAGCTTTTTTGCAGCTTCACTTGTGGTTAGCAGATAGTCATCATGATAGTCAAAGGCTATGTTCTGTCCACCAATCCGGTAATACCAATCCTCAAAGTCCACTTTTAACTTTCCAAACTCTTCGTTCGAAATAGGTGATTCCATTATCATTAATTGCTTCAACCATTCAAGTAAAGCCCCGTAATTATCTTCTGAATAGATATATTCTTCATTGTAATCCATGGTTCGGGCATCCATAGAAACACTTTTCACTCGATCTTTAAAAGTTCCCATCATGATCATAATTAATTGACTTAAAATGTAGCTCGTTTCTTTTTCAATTTTTGACTTACTTTTTTCTTTATAGGCAGTTTCAATATCCTTTTTTGTTTCTTCAAATACAGCTAAACTCATGATTTTCTCCCCTTCTCACCTCCATTATAAGTTATATATTAACGAAAAATCAATATAATTAACTTTGTTATTTATTAATATCCTTAATAGTATATTCATTTATAAAAGGAAATATACTGATTTCACCTATCCTGTCTACACCTTTCATATCTTACCTTACGTAAATATATGCGGGTAGAAAGAGGGTTAGACATGATCAATTTTCGTGTTGCACACACTCCCTGCCAATGGGTTTCAACTACAATACCAGCACATTGGAATACATATTCAAAAAGGCCAATGCTCCAATGAACATTGACCTCTTTGCAACTCCTACCTACCACAACACTTCTTATACTTCTTCCCACTTCCACAAGGGCATGGGTCATTTCTCCCAACCTTCACAACCGTTTTGCCATTATGATTAGCCTCTTTTTTCTTCTCCTGTTTGCTTAACTCGTTTGATGTATATCCTTTCAAAAACCATTCCCTCGTGTTGTTCATCAGATCGACAACTTTATCCATTAGCGCACGGACGGCATCCCCATTATCAAATTCAAGGGAATAGCTTAAAAAAGTTAGGATATTGTTTGGACTGTCTCCAATTCTAGTTGCATAGACGCATTCCTCCACCATTTCATCTGCTTCCGACCGATCTACTTCAAAATTTTTCACAAGAAAGTTGACTAGATTCAGATAGCTTTTGTTCCGATCAACGAATTCTGGTTCACCGGCCGCGAGAAGCTGTTGTTTCGTAAACGGATAATAATCTAAGCCACTTCTTGCCTGATGCTCTTGCTTTACCCTTTTTGGAT
This Virgibacillus phasianinus DNA region includes the following protein-coding sequences:
- a CDS encoding DUF4391 domain-containing protein — encoded protein: MRRQLIDIFDMPKKTIFNRKIAKKQFYEQGQLTPDEKELLTTEIESIYLLAICKQDTIKISKYVNEDKRYEEIYWLSVSFKTINRYERMVKLFHKVLPNPIVIIASDENENISISAAHKRINNNDETKIAVGNVIQSPWIKLSDVNDGVQRFLQRIRFNNLSYSNLWAFYESVHSAITMSLLIENISTYPKISTSSEELLPLITSFNDVDKSIDQLRQLQKEQLDFGGRWNSI
- a CDS encoding helicase-related protein; the protein is MQKLLDNKKMGSIGETIKKNIRSNAKLSIMSAYFTIYAFNALKKELSKVDRVKFLFTEPSFTNTPHDIKESTAQLQRELSLSGFEDEAGFRNLLTQSRIAKECAAWIHEKVDVKSFKTSVPTMNMVNVQNPRYDSFTMFGSANFRSSSLGFTYSEDPALTTYTDDKAMTQQYIQWFDTYWEDQNQLEDVKEELLDQLEVLYQDHNPEFIYFVTLYHIFKDYLDELDEDTIVKSKTGFHETAVWNKLYKFQRDGVLGAIDKLEKHNGCIIADSVGLGKTFEALAVIKYYELRNDRVLVLSPKKLRENWTIYTLNDKRNILAADRFNYDVLNHTDLSRYSGMSGDINLETVNWSNYDLIVIDESHNFRNNDARKDHETRYQRLMNKVIKAGVKTKILMLSATPVNNRMKDLKNQIAFITEGKDDALERVGIHSIETSLRRSQTAFNKWLKLEDHERNTDRLLEMLNTDYFKLLDSLTIARSRKHVEKYYDLKEIGKFPTRLKPINEHAPIDNQNEFPSLEEVNKLINRLNLSAYAPLRYLLPEKRTEYSKKYDTVINNTSVLTQLDRELSLIHLMRVNLLKRMESSIHSFGKTIASLLHRVDDLICKLDHYKEYTNSALKINEINIEDDEIEDMLIGSKVKVLIQDMDRIKWRQALEDDRHYLELLITEAAKVQPHRDEKLQYLKQHINKKIKKPINKNNQKIIIFTAFADTANYLYDNISGWAKEYLGIHSALVTGSGSNKTTMKGVKTKDLNAVLTHFSPVSKGRDTLYPDASEEIDILIATDCISEGQNLQDCDYLVNYDIHWNPVRIIQRFGRIDRLGSKNVKIQLVNFWPNMELDEYINLEARVTGRMALVDISATGEENVIDYQGEKMNDLDYRRKQLEQLQEEVIDLEEMSGGLSITDLTLNDFKMDLVEYMENHKEMIEKAPLGLYAIAPNHSDPDSDLKPGVIFCLRQINQKATIPDQSALEPYYLIYIDENERIYYSHVKSKQILDLYRKLSLGQTEIYPELIHAFEQETEEIKDVDKYQSMLSSATDFIIGKNEEMGMASLFSIGESSLSYDTFQKAEDFELVSYLIVK
- a CDS encoding TIGR04540 family protein, whose product is MDIKLFQKTQRGLAATINLVIDTYWEDDISEVEMIEIIQKLYSNNQNKFLKDSRFTTVLQQQCGKRRLEVVSRVLNLY
- a CDS encoding DUF6516 family protein; the protein is MRNKNHVQTPLRPAKIPDILKKYGHLLTSHENVPGKDRIYPNLKKTNNVLSVLFPLEEHPVHGKTGLLATEKYIDGIVSKYSYQWKIIIPKLGKLNHHISAWGNDPHNATWTRPEYRVESEPHHHHHVSGDWKARKENWDVWTLNEAYWNNRGILNIIK
- a CDS encoding helix-turn-helix domain-containing protein translates to MSLAVFEETKKDIETAYKEKSKSKIEKETSYILSQLIMIMMGTFKDRVKSVSMDARTMDYNEEYIYSEDNYGALLEWLKQLMIMESPISNEEFGKLKVDFEDWYYRIGGQNIAFDYHDDYLLTTSEAAKKLNVSTVTINKYLNSGLEKMVTTSHRKIPKHAVQLWRNPEYCLKMQMNFQENKLRNQSAEERLKEVVEEILEFQLKYKVDKVEEAFPMINEDMMGQLQDYYEWDSLEEEYRELKQKVSEERLNAK